Proteins from one Embleya scabrispora genomic window:
- a CDS encoding DUF485 domain-containing protein encodes MESVSVPAPRAPYVDDRTGYLEMEQDPRFGALKRRQRSFIFPVTVAFLGWFLLYVVMSAYARDFMAKELMNHINVALVFGLLQFVSTFLIAWAYSRFARTRLDPVATELREELEA; translated from the coding sequence GTGGAATCCGTCTCCGTCCCGGCTCCGCGCGCGCCGTACGTCGACGACCGCACCGGCTACCTGGAAATGGAACAGGATCCGAGATTCGGCGCGCTGAAACGGCGTCAACGGTCCTTCATCTTCCCGGTCACCGTCGCATTCCTCGGGTGGTTCCTGCTCTACGTGGTCATGTCCGCCTACGCGCGCGACTTCATGGCCAAGGAACTGATGAACCACATCAACGTCGCCCTGGTGTTCGGCCTGCTCCAGTTCGTGTCGACGTTCCTGATCGCCTGGGCCTATTCGCGATTCGCGCGGACCCGACTCGACCCCGTCGCCACCGAACTGCGAGAGGAACTCGAAGCGTGA
- a CDS encoding CaiB/BaiF CoA transferase family protein, with protein sequence MSGEFLQGVTVLDLASVGPAARASRWLADYGADVIKVGPVPARSGVQIAPPYYSYSAHRRMRRVLLDMKAPEGREAFLTLVEGADVVIESFRPGVVDRLGIGPDAASARNPSIVYCSTSGFGQDGPYAQQAGHDLNYLGVGGFLHVSGPGADGGPPIPGATVADSAGGGMHAVIAILGALFRRQRTGDGARLDVSVADGMLALMALGVDEYLATGVEPEPRHGILTGRYACYDTYRARDGKWLAVAAIEGRFWANLCRLTGLDKWASRQLDDDAQDAIRADLSTVFAGRDRDDWVAELAPADTCVSAVSSVPELLADPQYLARGAFTTATHPAQGEFRQVGPVLAGQQAPTEPYPVRESGITDTDELLASAGYSPDRVAELRASGVVA encoded by the coding sequence ATGTCCGGAGAGTTCCTGCAAGGCGTCACCGTATTGGACCTGGCGAGCGTGGGCCCCGCCGCCCGTGCCTCGCGCTGGCTGGCGGACTACGGCGCCGACGTGATCAAGGTCGGCCCGGTCCCGGCCCGGAGCGGCGTGCAGATCGCGCCGCCCTACTACTCGTACAGCGCACACCGGCGCATGCGGCGCGTGCTGCTCGACATGAAGGCGCCCGAGGGCCGCGAGGCGTTCCTGACCCTGGTCGAGGGCGCCGACGTGGTGATCGAGAGCTTCCGCCCCGGCGTGGTGGACCGCCTGGGCATCGGCCCGGACGCGGCCTCGGCCCGCAACCCCTCGATCGTCTACTGCTCCACCTCCGGCTTCGGCCAGGACGGCCCGTACGCCCAGCAGGCCGGCCACGACCTGAACTACCTGGGCGTGGGCGGCTTCCTGCACGTGTCCGGGCCGGGCGCCGACGGCGGACCGCCGATCCCGGGCGCGACCGTGGCGGACAGCGCGGGCGGCGGGATGCACGCGGTGATCGCGATTTTGGGCGCGCTGTTCCGCCGGCAGCGCACCGGCGACGGCGCCCGCCTGGACGTCTCGGTGGCCGACGGCATGCTTGCGCTGATGGCGCTGGGCGTGGACGAGTACCTGGCCACCGGCGTCGAACCGGAGCCGCGGCACGGCATTCTGACGGGCCGTTACGCGTGCTACGACACCTACCGCGCGCGGGACGGCAAGTGGCTGGCGGTGGCGGCGATCGAGGGCCGCTTCTGGGCCAACCTGTGCCGGCTGACCGGGCTGGACAAGTGGGCGTCGCGCCAGCTCGACGACGACGCGCAGGACGCCATCCGGGCGGACCTTTCGACGGTGTTCGCCGGCCGCGACCGGGACGACTGGGTGGCCGAGCTGGCCCCCGCCGACACCTGCGTGTCGGCCGTGTCGTCCGTACCGGAACTGCTGGCCGACCCGCAGTATCTGGCCCGCGGCGCGTTCACCACCGCAACCCACCCCGCCCAGGGCGAGTTCCGCCAGGTGGGCCCGGTACTGGCCGGTCAGCAGGCGCCGACCGAACCGTACCCGGTCCGCGAATCCGGGATCACCGACACCGACGAGCTGCTCGCCTCGGCCGGGTACTCCCCCGACCGGGTGGCCGAGCTTCGTGCTTCAGGAGTGGTCGCATGA
- a CDS encoding acyl-CoA dehydrogenase family protein, producing the protein MDFDFSPDQTAFSETVERFLDANPDPEVFDVTRENMAQVVDTPARRAYMRKMADQGWLGITWPEEWGGQDGDGVYEYLLNEALAGRGGPQIGKGVGIIGKTLLAHGSDKLKAEFLPKILNNEVEFAVGYSEPEAGSDAASMKLRAVRDGAGWRLNGQKTWTTSAHFAEWYWVGARTDPDAPKHHGITLFLVPMDHPGITVRAIWTMGDERTNDVFFDDVWVSDEYVVGELNKGFQYISQALDLERFTMFSFAPIQQRLNVLTEYVKEATRDDEPLREDPIVRKQLATLVTEAAVARLLGLRVVAAAAGGGKPPTVEASGYKLYATELSKRLANASMDIASPGTQLRVGTEDAPMTGRADSTYRYTVLDTIGGGTSEVQKNIIARRGLGLPKNF; encoded by the coding sequence GTGGACTTCGACTTCTCCCCCGACCAGACCGCGTTCAGCGAGACGGTCGAGCGGTTTCTCGACGCCAATCCCGACCCCGAAGTGTTCGATGTCACCCGGGAGAACATGGCCCAGGTCGTCGACACCCCCGCACGCCGCGCCTACATGCGCAAGATGGCCGACCAAGGCTGGCTCGGCATCACCTGGCCCGAGGAGTGGGGCGGCCAGGACGGCGACGGGGTCTACGAATACCTGCTCAACGAAGCCCTCGCCGGGCGCGGTGGACCGCAGATCGGCAAGGGCGTCGGCATCATCGGCAAGACCCTGCTCGCGCACGGCAGCGACAAGCTCAAGGCCGAGTTCCTGCCCAAGATCCTGAACAACGAGGTCGAGTTCGCGGTCGGCTACAGCGAGCCCGAGGCCGGCTCCGACGCCGCCTCGATGAAGCTGCGCGCGGTCCGCGACGGCGCGGGCTGGCGCCTCAACGGCCAGAAGACCTGGACCACTTCCGCGCACTTCGCCGAGTGGTACTGGGTCGGCGCGCGCACCGACCCCGACGCGCCCAAGCACCACGGCATCACGCTGTTCCTGGTGCCGATGGACCACCCGGGCATCACCGTCCGGGCGATCTGGACGATGGGCGACGAGCGCACCAACGATGTCTTCTTCGACGACGTCTGGGTCTCCGACGAGTACGTGGTCGGCGAGCTGAACAAGGGCTTCCAGTACATCTCCCAGGCGCTCGACCTCGAACGCTTCACGATGTTCTCGTTCGCCCCGATCCAGCAGCGGCTGAACGTACTGACCGAGTACGTCAAGGAGGCCACGCGCGACGACGAACCGCTGCGCGAGGACCCGATCGTGCGCAAGCAGTTGGCCACGCTCGTCACCGAGGCCGCCGTGGCGCGCCTGCTCGGGCTGCGCGTGGTGGCCGCCGCGGCAGGTGGCGGAAAACCGCCCACGGTCGAGGCGTCGGGCTACAAGCTCTACGCCACCGAGCTGTCCAAGCGGCTCGCGAACGCGTCGATGGACATCGCCTCGCCGGGCACCCAGCTGCGGGTGGGCACGGAGGACGCGCCGATGACCGGTCGCGCCGACTCGACCTACCGCTACACCGTGCTCGACACGATCGGCGGCGGCACCTCCGAGGTGCAGAAGAACATCATCGCCCGGCGCGGTCTCGGCCTTCCCAAGAACTTCTGA
- a CDS encoding helix-turn-helix domain-containing protein, whose protein sequence is MASRTVLTERQKRLGGELRRMRTSADMSAEYAAGLLGVDRGKISNMESGSRSISAERLRTLACNCGCTDERYLEALVAMAESDAKGWWDHYRGKLPQGLLDIAELEASAIGMRVANTVHIPGLLQTSDHALSVFRVAVPLLPDHEVGLRLAHRAERQQVLDRQDPPTFRAVVHEAALRMRFGGDNVVRAQLAHLIDVAERPNVTLRVIPFEAGAFPGAGQSVLYAEGPVPLLDTVQIDSSHGPTFMWAENQLAKYRAQLDWSEHLALPPEQSRDFIHKIARQL, encoded by the coding sequence ATGGCCTCCAGGACAGTGCTCACCGAGCGGCAGAAACGCTTGGGTGGCGAACTGCGGCGGATGCGAACCTCGGCAGACATGTCCGCCGAGTACGCGGCAGGGCTGCTGGGCGTTGATCGGGGGAAGATTTCCAACATGGAGTCGGGCTCACGTTCGATCAGCGCCGAGCGGCTGCGAACCTTGGCCTGCAACTGCGGCTGCACCGACGAGCGTTACCTCGAAGCGCTTGTCGCGATGGCGGAGTCCGATGCCAAGGGCTGGTGGGATCACTACCGGGGCAAGCTGCCCCAGGGTTTGCTGGACATCGCCGAGTTGGAGGCTTCCGCAATCGGGATGCGTGTCGCGAACACCGTGCACATTCCCGGGCTCCTCCAGACGTCCGACCACGCCCTCTCCGTCTTCCGAGTCGCAGTTCCCTTGCTTCCCGATCACGAAGTCGGGCTCCGTCTCGCCCATCGCGCCGAACGGCAACAGGTTCTGGACCGACAAGATCCACCCACGTTTCGTGCGGTGGTCCATGAAGCGGCGCTTCGGATGCGATTCGGCGGCGACAACGTCGTGCGTGCGCAGTTGGCACATCTCATCGACGTTGCCGAGAGGCCCAACGTCACCCTGCGTGTCATCCCGTTCGAGGCGGGCGCGTTTCCTGGCGCCGGCCAAAGCGTCCTCTACGCCGAAGGGCCGGTTCCGCTGCTCGACACCGTCCAGATCGACAGCTCACACGGACCGACGTTCATGTGGGCCGAGAACCAACTGGCCAAGTATCGAGCGCAGCTGGACTGGTCGGAGCATCTGGCCCTGCCCCCCGAGCAGTCCCGCGATTTCATCCACAAGATCGCGCGCCAATTGTGA
- a CDS encoding MarR family winged helix-turn-helix transcriptional regulator yields the protein MTTQQMSDAELAGQPAGYWTGLAYEAVIGYIRARQAEKGYTQPQFWLLRNLSVNDISPDGAGMTVPELRVAMASYLRPEDDLAAESAVLVERGWLTRDDEGRLHLTEAGEQARVDIARNAPAIRAALHEGIDDADYVTTLKVLQRLIHNAGGPVA from the coding sequence ATGACCACTCAGCAGATGTCCGATGCCGAACTCGCCGGACAGCCCGCGGGGTACTGGACCGGGCTCGCCTACGAGGCGGTCATCGGGTACATCCGGGCTCGGCAGGCCGAGAAGGGCTACACCCAGCCGCAGTTCTGGCTGCTGCGCAATCTGTCGGTGAACGACATCTCGCCCGACGGCGCGGGGATGACCGTGCCGGAACTGCGGGTGGCGATGGCCTCGTATCTTCGCCCCGAGGACGACCTGGCGGCGGAGTCTGCGGTGCTCGTGGAGCGCGGCTGGTTGACCCGCGATGACGAGGGCCGCCTGCACCTCACGGAGGCGGGCGAACAGGCCCGTGTCGACATCGCCCGCAACGCCCCCGCGATCCGTGCGGCCCTCCACGAGGGCATCGACGACGCGGACTACGTCACGACGCTCAAGGTCCTCCAACGCCTGATCCACAACGCGGGCGGCCCGGTCGCCTGA
- a CDS encoding DinB family protein, with translation MARFENQDLTDAEFRDCDLTRARLIGVVARDVVIDGLVGNLVVNGVEVTSYVEAELDRRYPVRLLMRSDDPADLRIALSQLRDDWARTVERLRAMAAGSEHRRVAGEWSAVETLRHLVFVHDSWFRRCCLGSTQPFSAIGLASDFVPDQEEQGLDRAANPGLDEVLAVRGEQFAELERWLVNVTVDELSAIAPVPAGSGWPPYAVGKSVVECLRVVLNEDWAHHGFCVRDLDMQER, from the coding sequence ATGGCGCGTTTCGAGAATCAGGATCTGACCGACGCCGAGTTTCGCGACTGCGACCTGACCCGCGCCCGACTGATCGGCGTGGTGGCGCGGGACGTCGTGATCGACGGGCTGGTCGGCAACTTGGTGGTCAACGGCGTGGAGGTGACGTCCTACGTCGAGGCGGAGCTGGACCGGCGGTATCCGGTTCGGTTGCTGATGCGCTCGGATGACCCGGCCGATCTGCGGATAGCTCTTTCTCAGCTACGGGATGACTGGGCGAGGACGGTCGAGCGGCTCCGTGCGATGGCCGCGGGCTCCGAGCACCGGCGGGTCGCCGGCGAGTGGTCGGCGGTGGAGACCCTGCGCCACCTGGTTTTCGTGCACGACTCGTGGTTTCGCCGCTGCTGCCTGGGATCGACTCAGCCCTTCTCTGCGATCGGGTTGGCGTCCGACTTCGTGCCCGATCAGGAGGAACAGGGCCTCGACCGAGCGGCGAACCCGGGTCTCGACGAGGTACTGGCCGTGCGCGGCGAACAGTTCGCCGAGCTGGAGCGTTGGCTGGTGAACGTGACGGTCGACGAGCTGTCCGCGATCGCTCCCGTTCCTGCGGGATCGGGCTGGCCGCCGTACGCCGTGGGCAAGTCGGTGGTGGAGTGTCTGCGGGTGGTGCTGAACGAGGACTGGGCACACCACGGGTTCTGCGTCCGTGACCTCGACATGCAGGAACGCTGA
- a CDS encoding SDR family oxidoreductase yields the protein MSPTAAPTYVEGHGLLTGKTVLITAAAGTGIGFAAAKRAAEEGAVIAISDKHERRLGEAADELAKLIGSRPLAVPCDVTVEDDVRNLIDTAARELGGIDVLINNAGLGGEANVVDMTDAQWDLVMNVTLNGTFRCTRAALRHMRPRGKGVIVNNASVLGWRAQKGQAHYAAAKAGVMALTRCSAVEAAEFGVRVNAVAPSIAMHAFLAKASSEELLDELSSREAFGRAAEPWEVANVMVFLASDYSSYMTGEVVSVSSQRA from the coding sequence GTGAGCCCCACCGCCGCCCCCACCTACGTCGAGGGCCACGGCCTGCTGACCGGCAAGACGGTCCTGATCACCGCCGCGGCCGGCACCGGGATCGGCTTCGCCGCCGCCAAGCGCGCCGCCGAGGAGGGCGCCGTGATCGCGATCAGCGACAAGCACGAGCGCCGCCTGGGCGAGGCCGCCGACGAACTCGCCAAGCTGATCGGGTCGCGGCCGTTGGCCGTGCCGTGCGACGTCACCGTCGAGGACGACGTGCGGAACCTGATCGACACGGCCGCGCGCGAACTCGGCGGCATCGACGTGCTGATCAACAACGCCGGGCTCGGCGGCGAGGCCAACGTCGTCGACATGACCGACGCGCAGTGGGACCTGGTGATGAACGTGACCCTCAACGGCACGTTCCGCTGCACCCGGGCGGCGCTGCGGCACATGCGGCCGCGCGGGAAGGGCGTGATCGTCAACAACGCCTCGGTGCTGGGTTGGCGGGCGCAGAAGGGCCAGGCGCACTATGCGGCGGCCAAGGCCGGCGTGATGGCGCTGACCCGCTGCTCGGCGGTGGAGGCGGCGGAGTTCGGGGTACGGGTCAACGCGGTCGCGCCGAGCATCGCGATGCACGCGTTCCTGGCGAAGGCGTCGTCGGAGGAACTGCTCGACGAGCTGTCCTCGCGCGAGGCGTTCGGCCGCGCCGCCGAGCCGTGGGAGGTGGCGAACGTGATGGTCTTCCTCGCCTCCGACTACTCGTCGTACATGACCGGCGAGGTGGTCTCGGTCAGCTCACAGCGGGCATAG
- a CDS encoding ATP-binding protein: MSETLCSDDRCTPPIPVVPSHWSLPAEPASVRCARRAVVGALPPGCSAEMVDELVLLASELVTNAVRYGARRPVEMVLWFVDGYFWLAVSDHGSGRPRIGSPGRRDCGGRGLLLVDRVADVWAVVARPGCGKSVVVGMRRR, translated from the coding sequence ATGTCCGAAACGCTCTGTTCCGACGACCGATGTACGCCTCCGATTCCCGTTGTTCCGTCGCACTGGAGCCTTCCCGCCGAGCCTGCCTCGGTGCGGTGTGCTCGGCGGGCTGTCGTCGGGGCGCTTCCGCCTGGCTGTTCTGCCGAGATGGTGGATGAACTGGTGCTGTTGGCCTCCGAATTGGTGACCAACGCGGTGCGCTACGGGGCGCGGCGGCCGGTCGAGATGGTGCTCTGGTTCGTGGACGGGTACTTCTGGCTCGCCGTTTCCGATCACGGGTCCGGGCGGCCCCGGATCGGGTCGCCGGGGCGGCGGGACTGTGGTGGGCGCGGGTTGTTGCTCGTCGATCGGGTCGCCGATGTGTGGGCCGTGGTGGCGCGGCCCGGGTGCGGCAAGTCGGTCGTGGTGGGGATGCGGCGGCGGTGA
- a CDS encoding cyclase family protein — protein MSLPPEFHELAARVNNWGRWGREDEIGTINLITDDVVRAAAGCVRTGKRFSLAVELREDGIQNGMIPGRDNPKRTTFLVNHEVFGPGTVATSDDAVTMGIQAGTHWDGLTHATYDDRLYNGHSAKEMVTAEEGARRLGIHNVKTLVSRGVLLDVARAKGVDMLAPEYAVTPADLEAAEEFGGVKVRAGDIVLVRTGQIRQYFAGEKDMYFYGPGLSVRTPEWFHARDVAAVANDTVTFEVFPPEIEDCFMAVHALHLVEMGMLQGQNWNLEELSEDCAADGVYEFFLEASPEPFVGGVGTPVNPVAIK, from the coding sequence ATGTCGCTGCCCCCCGAGTTCCACGAACTGGCCGCACGCGTGAACAACTGGGGCCGCTGGGGCCGGGAGGACGAGATCGGGACGATCAACCTGATCACGGACGACGTGGTCCGGGCGGCGGCCGGCTGTGTCCGCACCGGCAAGCGCTTCTCGCTGGCCGTCGAGCTGCGCGAGGACGGCATCCAGAACGGGATGATCCCGGGCCGGGACAACCCCAAGCGCACCACGTTCCTGGTCAACCACGAGGTCTTCGGCCCCGGGACGGTGGCCACCAGCGACGACGCGGTGACGATGGGCATCCAGGCGGGCACGCACTGGGACGGGCTGACCCACGCGACGTACGACGACCGGCTGTACAACGGCCACTCGGCGAAGGAGATGGTCACCGCCGAGGAGGGCGCGCGCAGGCTGGGCATCCACAACGTGAAGACCCTGGTCTCGCGCGGGGTGCTGTTGGACGTGGCGCGGGCCAAGGGTGTGGACATGCTGGCGCCGGAGTACGCGGTGACGCCGGCGGACCTGGAGGCGGCCGAGGAGTTCGGCGGCGTGAAGGTGCGCGCGGGCGACATCGTGCTGGTGCGCACCGGGCAGATCCGGCAGTACTTCGCGGGCGAGAAGGACATGTACTTCTACGGCCCCGGCCTGTCGGTGCGCACGCCCGAGTGGTTCCACGCGCGCGATGTGGCGGCGGTGGCGAACGACACCGTGACGTTCGAGGTGTTCCCGCCGGAGATCGAGGACTGCTTCATGGCGGTGCACGCGCTGCACCTGGTGGAGATGGGCATGCTCCAGGGCCAGAACTGGAACCTGGAGGAGCTGTCCGAGGACTGCGCGGCGGATGGCGTGTACGAGTTCTTCCTGGAGGCGTCGCCGGAGCCCTTCGTGGGGGGCGTGGGGACGCCGGTGAACCCGGTGGCGATCAAGTAG
- a CDS encoding SDR family oxidoreductase, whose amino-acid sequence MGDFLTGKVIAVTGAGRGIGRAVALAAAAHGAKVVVNDYGVAMDGSAPTSEVADAVVKEIEALGGEAVAVADSVATMEGGARIVQAGVEKWGRIDGVVTVAGNLRERMLFNMTEDEWDSVIATHLKGTFTVVQAASKVMKTQGFGSIVGFTSGVYALGSVAQANYAAAKGGIVSFVRSAALGLNKYGVNANCVAPVARTRMSEGVPQTLKEIGDPEDVAELVVFLLSDHAKNITGQVYTTAGPKIALWDQPHEIKTMYAADRWTAEEIAEKLPTQIGQDPMPVLAQLKEYAAAAAKKKAAEAAAAAGN is encoded by the coding sequence ATGGGTGACTTCCTCACGGGCAAGGTAATCGCGGTCACCGGCGCCGGCCGGGGCATCGGCCGGGCCGTGGCGCTCGCCGCCGCCGCGCACGGCGCCAAGGTCGTCGTGAACGACTACGGCGTCGCCATGGACGGCAGCGCGCCGACCAGCGAGGTCGCCGACGCCGTGGTGAAGGAGATCGAGGCGCTGGGCGGCGAGGCCGTCGCGGTCGCCGACTCCGTGGCCACGATGGAGGGCGGCGCGCGCATCGTGCAGGCCGGCGTCGAGAAGTGGGGCCGCATCGACGGCGTCGTCACCGTCGCGGGCAACCTGCGCGAGCGCATGCTCTTCAACATGACCGAGGACGAGTGGGACAGCGTCATCGCCACCCACCTCAAGGGCACCTTCACCGTCGTCCAGGCCGCCTCCAAGGTGATGAAGACCCAGGGCTTCGGCTCGATCGTCGGCTTCACCTCCGGGGTGTACGCGCTCGGCTCGGTCGCCCAGGCGAACTACGCCGCGGCCAAGGGCGGCATCGTCTCCTTCGTGCGCTCCGCCGCGCTGGGCCTGAACAAGTACGGCGTCAACGCGAACTGCGTCGCGCCGGTGGCCCGCACCCGGATGTCCGAGGGTGTCCCGCAGACGCTCAAGGAGATCGGCGACCCCGAGGACGTCGCGGAGCTGGTGGTCTTCCTGCTCTCCGACCACGCCAAGAACATCACCGGCCAGGTGTACACGACCGCCGGACCCAAGATCGCGCTGTGGGACCAGCCGCACGAGATCAAGACGATGTACGCGGCCGACCGCTGGACGGCCGAGGAGATCGCCGAGAAGCTGCCGACCCAGATCGGCCAGGATCCGATGCCGGTGCTCGCCCAGCTCAAGGAGTACGCGGCCGCCGCGGCGAAGAAGAAGGCCGCCGAAGCCGCGGCCGCCGCCGGCAACTGA
- a CDS encoding acyl-CoA dehydrogenase family protein: MDFRYSAEDEEFRAEVRAWLRENLSGEFAAAVGTGGPGSEHEHFEIRRAWELRLGEGGWIGLAWPREYGGREASLMQQVIFGEEYARAQAPGRVNHMGENLLGPTVLAFGTDEQKARFLPAIARGEELWCQGYSEPGAGSDLSNLRTSAAIDPESGDWLITGQKVWTSLAHEANWCFVLARTDPGSQRHRGITFLLAPMDQPGIEIRPIVQLTGTSEFNEVFFDKAHARAEHVVGEVGAGWSVAMGLLAFERGVSTLAQQIGFEIELDKVVAEAKSNGAIADPILRDRLLQSWIDLKVLRCNALRTLGSPDPGAASVAKLVWAGWHQRLGTLAMDVAGVESTLAAAAPYELSEAQRLFLFTKSDTIYGGSNEVQRNIIAERVLGMPREPRGDAK; this comes from the coding sequence GTGGATTTCCGGTACAGCGCCGAAGACGAGGAGTTCCGGGCCGAGGTCCGCGCGTGGCTCCGGGAGAACCTTTCCGGGGAGTTCGCCGCGGCGGTCGGTACCGGCGGTCCCGGCAGCGAACACGAGCACTTCGAGATCCGCCGGGCGTGGGAACTGCGCCTGGGCGAGGGCGGCTGGATCGGCCTGGCCTGGCCCCGGGAGTACGGGGGCCGCGAGGCGTCGCTGATGCAGCAGGTGATCTTCGGCGAGGAGTACGCCCGCGCCCAGGCGCCCGGCCGGGTCAACCACATGGGCGAGAACCTGCTCGGCCCGACCGTACTCGCGTTCGGCACCGACGAGCAGAAGGCCCGCTTCCTGCCCGCCATCGCCCGCGGCGAGGAGCTGTGGTGCCAGGGCTACTCCGAGCCGGGCGCCGGCTCCGACCTGTCCAACCTGCGCACCTCCGCCGCGATCGACCCCGAGTCGGGCGACTGGCTGATCACCGGCCAGAAGGTGTGGACCTCGCTCGCCCACGAGGCGAACTGGTGCTTCGTGCTCGCCCGCACCGATCCCGGCTCACAGCGGCACAGGGGCATCACCTTCCTGCTCGCGCCGATGGACCAGCCGGGCATCGAGATCCGCCCGATCGTGCAGCTCACCGGCACCAGCGAGTTCAACGAGGTGTTCTTCGACAAGGCCCACGCGCGCGCCGAGCACGTGGTGGGCGAGGTGGGCGCGGGCTGGAGCGTGGCGATGGGCCTGCTCGCGTTCGAGCGCGGGGTGTCCACGCTGGCCCAGCAGATCGGCTTCGAGATCGAGTTGGACAAGGTGGTCGCCGAGGCGAAGTCCAACGGCGCCATCGCGGACCCAATCCTGCGCGACCGGCTGCTGCAGAGCTGGATCGACCTGAAGGTGCTGCGCTGCAACGCGCTGCGCACGCTCGGCTCGCCCGATCCCGGCGCCGCCTCGGTGGCCAAGCTGGTGTGGGCGGGATGGCACCAACGCCTCGGCACGCTGGCGATGGACGTGGCCGGCGTCGAGTCCACTCTGGCCGCCGCGGCACCGTACGAACTGTCCGAGGCGCAGCGCCTGTTCCTGTTCACCAAGTCCGACACCATCTACGGCGGGTCGAACGAGGTGCAGCGCAACATCATCGCCGAGCGCGTCCTCGGCATGCCCCGTGAACCGCGAGGAGACGCCAAGTGA
- a CDS encoding Zn-dependent alcohol dehydrogenase, translating into MKGVLFDGKEASIVDDLEVRAPGADEVLVKIGAAGLCHSDISVINGTIPFPPPVVLGHEGAGVVEAVGELVSHVKPGDHVALSTLASCGACRECDRGRPTMCAKSFGRLNQPFTRGGEPVHNFAGLSVFAEQIVVKGVQAVKIPKDIPLASAALIGCGVLTGVGAVLNRAKVQPGDTVAVIGTGGIGLNVIQGAKLAGAVRIVAVDANPAKEAVAREFGATDFVDARAVEDSVKAVQGLVPGGVDHAFECVGHVAVIRNAIDMLGRAGQAIILGVAPSDAEASFHVSSMFLDKSIMGCRYGSSRPQYDIARYADLYRTGALKLDELVTQTYALDDFHQAVEDAEAGKVARGVFVF; encoded by the coding sequence GTGAAGGGCGTTCTTTTCGACGGCAAGGAAGCCTCGATCGTCGACGACCTGGAGGTGCGCGCACCCGGGGCCGACGAGGTCTTGGTCAAGATCGGCGCGGCCGGTCTGTGCCACAGCGACATCTCGGTGATCAACGGCACCATCCCCTTCCCGCCCCCGGTCGTGCTCGGGCACGAGGGCGCGGGAGTCGTGGAGGCCGTGGGCGAGTTGGTGTCCCACGTCAAGCCCGGCGACCACGTCGCGCTGTCCACGCTGGCCTCGTGCGGCGCCTGCCGCGAGTGCGACCGGGGCCGGCCGACGATGTGTGCCAAGAGCTTCGGCCGGCTCAACCAGCCGTTCACGCGTGGCGGCGAGCCGGTCCACAACTTCGCGGGCCTGTCGGTGTTCGCCGAGCAGATCGTGGTCAAGGGCGTCCAGGCGGTGAAGATCCCCAAGGACATCCCGTTGGCCTCCGCCGCGCTGATCGGCTGCGGGGTGCTGACGGGTGTGGGGGCGGTGCTCAACCGGGCGAAGGTACAGCCCGGCGACACGGTCGCGGTGATCGGCACCGGCGGCATCGGGCTGAACGTGATCCAGGGCGCGAAGCTCGCGGGCGCGGTCCGGATCGTGGCCGTCGACGCGAACCCGGCGAAGGAGGCGGTGGCGCGCGAGTTCGGCGCGACCGACTTCGTCGACGCGCGTGCGGTGGAGGACTCGGTCAAGGCGGTACAGGGACTCGTCCCGGGCGGCGTGGACCACGCGTTCGAATGCGTCGGGCACGTCGCGGTGATCCGCAACGCGATCGACATGCTCGGCCGGGCCGGCCAGGCGATCATCCTCGGCGTCGCGCCGTCGGACGCCGAGGCGTCGTTCCACGTGTCCTCGATGTTCCTGGACAAGTCGATCATGGGCTGCCGCTACGGCTCCTCGCGCCCGCAGTACGACATCGCCCGCTACGCCGACCTGTACCGGACCGGCGCCCTCAAGCTCGACGAACTGGTCACCCAGACCTACGCGTTGGACGACTTCCACCAGGCGGTGGAGGACGCCGAGGCGGGCAAGGTCGCCCGGGGCGTCTTCGTCTTCTGA